The following proteins are encoded in a genomic region of Magnolia sinica isolate HGM2019 chromosome 1, MsV1, whole genome shotgun sequence:
- the LOC131245672 gene encoding putative zinc finger protein CONSTANS-LIKE 11 isoform X2, giving the protein MIDVVGRERIKQLLYKLSFPRPTVPCHLLIPLNFQHLNFSMASISDFSCDFSFSTDFQDQILPCVAGEGDFGLPNVESFPFDDGSLEAISSKKTDMGLSDFHTSFPDRFGVTETNVAGPVLPEFDSNPYCDVVPMQSPAFGFCPGANYELVEEDGGFNMDFWPVYGARDLWEIHGNSLRKSGEPVMKAARYTVEERKDRILKYLKKRNQRNFNKTIKYACRKTLADRRRRVRGRFASNSENQRKEEEYHKDCSQVNILGHLFLWHKLKS; this is encoded by the exons ATGATTGATGTAGTCGGGAGGGAGCGTATCAAACAACTCCTCTATAAATTGTCCTTTCCACGACCCACAGTTCCATGTCACTTACTAATTCCACTTAATTTCCAACACCTAAACTTTTCCATGGCTTCCATATCTGATTTCAGTTGTGATTTTTCTTTCTCTACTGATTTTCAAGATCAAATTCTTCCTTGTGTTGCTGGGGAAGGAGACTTTGGATTGCCCAATGTAGAAAGCTTTCCATTCGATGATGGATCTTTAGAAGCAATATCGTCGAAGAAGACCGACATGGGCCTTTCAGATTTCCACACTTCGTTTCCCGATCGGTTTGGAGTTACTGAGACCAATGTAGCAGGACCTGTTTTACCGGAATTCGACTCGAATCCATATTGTGACGTGGTTCCAATGCAAAGTCCTGCCTTTGGGTTCTGCCCGGGAGCTAATTATGAGTTGGTAGAAGAAGACGGTGGGTTTAATATGGATTTTTGGCCTGTCTATGGTGCTCGAGATCTTTGg gAAATCCATGGGAATTCATTAAGGAAGAGTGGGGAGCCTGTTATGAAAGCAGCTCGTTATACCGTGGAAGAAAGGAAGGATAGAATCCTAAAATACTTGAAGAAAAGAAATCAAAGGAACTTTAACAAAACCATCAAG TATGCTTGCCGGAAAACATTAGCTGATAGGAGGCGACGAGTCCGAGGAAGATTTGCGAGTAACAGCGAAAATCAGAGAAAAGAAGAGGAATACCATAAGGATTGTTCCCAG GTGAACATTCTTGGCCATCTATTTCTGTGGCACAAATTGAAAAGTTAG
- the LOC131245672 gene encoding putative zinc finger protein CONSTANS-LIKE 11 isoform X1, producing MIDVVGRERIKQLLYKLSFPRPTVPCHLLIPLNFQHLNFSMASISDFSCDFSFSTDFQDQILPCVAGEGDFGLPNVESFPFDDGSLEAISSKKTDMGLSDFHTSFPDRFGVTETNVAGPVLPEFDSNPYCDVVPMQSPAFGFCPGANYELVEEDGGFNMDFWPVYGARDLWEIHGNSLRKSGEPVMKAARYTVEERKDRILKYLKKRNQRNFNKTIKYACRKTLADRRRRVRGRFASNSENQRKEEEYHKDCSQTKDSMEEWYQEGVQNLMYFPITAG from the exons ATGATTGATGTAGTCGGGAGGGAGCGTATCAAACAACTCCTCTATAAATTGTCCTTTCCACGACCCACAGTTCCATGTCACTTACTAATTCCACTTAATTTCCAACACCTAAACTTTTCCATGGCTTCCATATCTGATTTCAGTTGTGATTTTTCTTTCTCTACTGATTTTCAAGATCAAATTCTTCCTTGTGTTGCTGGGGAAGGAGACTTTGGATTGCCCAATGTAGAAAGCTTTCCATTCGATGATGGATCTTTAGAAGCAATATCGTCGAAGAAGACCGACATGGGCCTTTCAGATTTCCACACTTCGTTTCCCGATCGGTTTGGAGTTACTGAGACCAATGTAGCAGGACCTGTTTTACCGGAATTCGACTCGAATCCATATTGTGACGTGGTTCCAATGCAAAGTCCTGCCTTTGGGTTCTGCCCGGGAGCTAATTATGAGTTGGTAGAAGAAGACGGTGGGTTTAATATGGATTTTTGGCCTGTCTATGGTGCTCGAGATCTTTGg gAAATCCATGGGAATTCATTAAGGAAGAGTGGGGAGCCTGTTATGAAAGCAGCTCGTTATACCGTGGAAGAAAGGAAGGATAGAATCCTAAAATACTTGAAGAAAAGAAATCAAAGGAACTTTAACAAAACCATCAAG TATGCTTGCCGGAAAACATTAGCTGATAGGAGGCGACGAGTCCGAGGAAGATTTGCGAGTAACAGCGAAAATCAGAGAAAAGAAGAGGAATACCATAAGGATTGTTCCCAG ACCAAAGACAGCATGGAGGAGTGGTATCAAGAGGGAGTACAAAATCTAATGTATTTTCCCATTACTGCTGGTTGA